In a genomic window of Glaciimonas sp. PCH181:
- a CDS encoding 3-oxoacid CoA-transferase subunit B, which translates to MKKWSREQMAVRVAQDIADGDVVNLGIGLPTMVANHLPSDREVILHSENGVIGMGPAPAEGEEDYDLINAGKQPVTLLAGGCFFHHADSFAMMRGGHLDVCVLGAFQVSASGDLANWHTGAPDAIPAVGGAMDLAIGAKKTYVMMEHLTKSGASKLVSECTYPLTGIGCVSRIYTDLAVIDLTPDGAKVIDIVAGLSFDELQKVTAVTLVNAC; encoded by the coding sequence ATGAAAAAATGGTCCAGAGAACAAATGGCAGTGCGCGTGGCGCAAGATATTGCCGATGGCGATGTCGTCAACCTTGGAATTGGCTTGCCAACGATGGTCGCCAATCATTTGCCGAGTGATCGCGAAGTTATTCTGCATAGCGAAAACGGCGTGATCGGCATGGGACCGGCTCCCGCTGAGGGTGAAGAAGACTATGACCTGATCAATGCAGGCAAGCAACCGGTGACGCTATTGGCGGGCGGCTGCTTCTTCCATCACGCGGACAGTTTTGCAATGATGCGCGGTGGCCATCTGGATGTGTGCGTACTTGGCGCGTTTCAGGTTTCCGCCAGCGGCGACCTCGCCAATTGGCACACCGGCGCACCGGATGCGATTCCAGCCGTTGGCGGCGCAATGGATCTTGCCATCGGTGCCAAAAAGACTTACGTCATGATGGAGCATCTGACCAAATCCGGGGCGAGCAAACTCGTCTCCGAGTGCACTTATCCGCTCACTGGCATAGGCTGCGTTAGCCGGATTTATACCGATCTGGCCGTGATCGACTTGACCCCCGATGGCGCTAAAGTGATCGATATCGTCGCCGGATTATCGTTCGATGAGCTGCAAAAAGTGACCGCGGTAACGTTGGTCAACGCTTGCTGA
- the pcaF gene encoding 3-oxoadipyl-CoA thiolase — MSHAFICDAQRTPFGRYGGALSGVRADDLGAVPIRALIARNPQVDWQAVTDVIYGCANQAGEDNRNVARMSALLAGLPIDVPGATVNRLCGSGLDAIGTAARAIKSGEAGLMIAGGVESMSRAPFVMGKAESAFSRAAKMEDTTIGWRFINALMKAQYGVDSMPETAENVATEYGINRADQDKMAVSSQMKAIAAQQAGFFDSEIAPVTITPKKGDAIVISKDEHPRATSLEVLAKLKPIVKADGTVTAGNASGVNDGACALLLANDATAAKYGLTPRARIVGMATAGVAPRVMGIGPFPATLKVLELTGLRLDQFDVIELNEAFAAQGLAVLRQLGLQDDDPRVNPNGGAIALGHPLGASGARLVMTAINQLQRINGRYALCTMCIGVGQGIAIVIERV; from the coding sequence ATGTCCCATGCTTTCATTTGCGATGCCCAACGAACACCCTTCGGTCGCTACGGCGGTGCGTTGTCAGGCGTTCGCGCTGACGACCTCGGGGCAGTCCCGATCCGCGCTTTAATTGCGCGTAATCCACAAGTCGACTGGCAAGCTGTGACCGACGTGATCTATGGCTGCGCGAATCAGGCAGGCGAAGATAATCGCAACGTTGCCCGCATGTCGGCGCTATTGGCTGGTCTGCCGATAGACGTCCCCGGCGCAACCGTCAATCGCTTGTGCGGATCGGGATTAGACGCTATCGGCACCGCGGCTCGTGCCATCAAAAGTGGCGAAGCAGGACTGATGATCGCTGGCGGCGTCGAAAGTATGAGTCGCGCACCTTTCGTCATGGGTAAGGCTGAAAGCGCATTTTCACGCGCCGCCAAAATGGAAGATACAACCATCGGCTGGCGCTTCATCAATGCACTAATGAAGGCTCAATACGGCGTCGATTCGATGCCCGAAACAGCTGAAAATGTCGCCACCGAATACGGCATCAACCGCGCCGATCAAGACAAAATGGCTGTCTCCAGCCAAATGAAAGCCATTGCTGCGCAACAAGCGGGATTCTTCGATAGCGAGATAGCACCGGTCACAATTACGCCAAAAAAAGGCGACGCCATCGTCATCAGCAAAGACGAACATCCACGCGCGACGTCGCTTGAGGTATTAGCAAAACTCAAGCCCATCGTCAAAGCAGATGGCACGGTCACAGCCGGTAATGCATCCGGTGTGAATGACGGCGCCTGCGCATTACTGTTGGCAAATGACGCCACCGCTGCTAAATATGGCCTGACCCCGAGAGCACGCATCGTCGGCATGGCTACAGCTGGCGTTGCGCCACGCGTCATGGGCATTGGACCGTTTCCCGCAACATTAAAAGTATTAGAACTAACCGGGTTGAGACTAGATCAGTTCGACGTAATCGAACTCAACGAAGCATTTGCAGCCCAAGGGTTAGCTGTACTGCGGCAACTTGGCTTGCAAGACGACGATCCCCGCGTCAATCCAAACGGCGGTGCGATTGCACTCGGACATCCACTAGGCGCATCCGGTGCACGTCTCGTCATGACCGCAATTAATCAGTTGCAACGGATTAACGGTCGCTATGCGCTGTGTACCATGTGTATAGGGGTCGGGCAGGGTATTGCGATTGTTATTGAGCGTGTTTGA